The genomic region AGCTTATTCTAGGAGACCTTTGGCTCCTGATTTGTCTTTGGAACTCAGTTATCAGTTTCATTATTCTAAGACACCAGGTAGAGATGACAATTATATTCCAGAAGCCTGGAAAGGCAGGAGGTGATGTGATGTGCACACAGGTGTGCTGTCTGCTGTCTGGGAAGCACACAGGCAGTGCTACTGCAGGTTGGCCATAGGGCTACTTCCTGAAGTAAATAAGATACAATTTCAGTTAGCTATTAAGTGTGTTTAACATCTCACAGCTCTTCCTTTAGGGCCTGGATattgaagaaattctttgccAAATAAGGCTCTTTAACTTTTGGGTTTTATCCAAGCAACTCCATAAATAAGTAACAAACTTTACAATTTTgccttttaattatttattaaattagCTTTTTCTAGCAATTTGTCACTGCTTATATGAGCTAACAGCTCATAtattagaagaaaaaagataatGTTAGCTTCTGAGCTAATCCTAAGTACATGTTTAATACACAAATATTCCATGAGTTACCTTCTTCTGTGTTTCAGTAACTGTTGTCCTTCCAATAAAGGTTTGAGGCATATTTCCACAGCTTGTTAAATTTGATGGTTTGATTAAGAGAAGCAGtttacttccttttttttaaatggaccCTTCATTTAAGCATTTTAGAAATAATTCTAGATTTTTAAGAATTCTGGCTTTCCaatgtgttttgattttttcctcCCACAGGCTATGGATCCATCATTCAGATGTACCCAGGAGGAGGACCTGTTAGAGCTGCCACCAGTTGTTTTGGATTTCCCAAACCTTTTTTTGACAATCTTCATGAATTTCCTCTCAGCAAAGTGCAGAGTCTCCTGTCTGGGACATTCAGTATAGAGACTCTGCCTGCAGACCCTGAGGAGAATGCACTGGTGGAAGAGGAAAGCAATGGATTGAGTGAGGAGAAACAGAGTTCCCTGCAGGAAACAGAGGAGGAGCCTGCTACTGAAGCACCTGTGGAGATCAGTCCAACAGAGGAGCAAGACACAATGGACATTAGTGCTGAAGATGCAGAGTttaaagagaacaaagaaaaagaaaataaagaaaatgtaaGAATATTTATTGTGGCTGTTCAGGTTTCACAACATCTGTGGACATAAAATTCTGCTGTCTGATTCAGCCCTGCTGAAATGCAGCTTAGTCAGGTGTTTAGGTGGAGCTCTTGAAGTTGTTTTTTGTCTTACATTAAAATTCAAAAACTGAAAATGCAGGTAATAATTAtttgataaataattaccaGTTAAAGTGCCaactgtttgttttgttgttcaAAGGTTCgggaaaagcaaataaaacagtgggagagaaggaaaaagctgAAAGAAGCTGCAGCTTTGCTGAGAGAGAAGAATGCTGATGGGTGAGTCTGCTTAGAGCTGTCACAGTTTGGGAATGGTGTTCCCAGTTTAGTGCTCTGAAACATCCCAGACCATGGGGGCCATGGGATGGAGCAGAGAACTGGGGGCACAAAAGGCACcggttgagatttttttctttcatttaaatgGCTTGAAATGATCTAAAAGTCATCTAAATATgagtaaatattaaaaatgaaaaaaatctatgCAAAGAAAACGAGAACCCAGGTAGAATCTAATTCAAAATGACTCCCATAAAATAACAGGATTCTAATTAGCAAAGTAGAACCTGAGGTTTTAATTTCATTGAAGTGAAACTAAATTTgttgttctggtttttttttgttagatgTTTTTAGAAACTAATTTCCcttttacaaaggaaaaaaaaaaaacaactttatttTACCTGTTTTACCCAGGATCAGTTACTCCTGAGGAACGATTTAGCACAAAGATTTTATATcataaatttaaaacaaacacaaTCAATGTATTCCTAGAAATTGAGCTCCAAAATAGTGTAAGAGCATTTGGTGGGTGTGACTTTTTCACTGTGCTCTTAGCAAATGCTGGAGTGATTCAAGTTAACCAGGTAACATTAATTCAGTTAATTTAATAACatattaatttgttttcttccaaaGAATATTGGTTCACTGCAAATGAAGCTGTTCTGCTTGAATAAATTTTACTGCACATTTACTGGTTATTTTCAAATGCTTGTGTATAATTTTTGGGTTTTACTactatgaaatattttaactcATGTTCATTCATATACCTCATGTAGCACATTTAAGTGGTAGAATTTAAAAACATGCAGAACCAGGTAATTCTGTGTtctctgaagagctgaaggaggTTTGTAAAAAGCTCTGCACGTCTGTCTGGCAGTACCTGTGACCATGGAGCTGCCTGAACAGTGGCAGTGTCTGGGTCTGGTTTCACACTGTTTGCTGCACCATCTCTGTAATTAATGTCTGTGCATGATCTGGCAAAGGCAAAATTGATGTTTGACTTCACTTGTCATTTCCTTCCCTGTAAAATAGCACATTCAGTTGTTGATTCAGTTCAAGGAGGCCTGTTTAGTATTTGTCTCTTTATTTGTTTTCAATCACTTTTATCCTCCTTTTGTCCTCTGTAATGCTAGAAAGCTGTAACAAATGACATTCCTGAAGGGATGAGTGATTCCTGGCTTTAGGAAGGCTCCAGCAGGATGGGGGTAAACAGAATTTATGgtgcctgagagcactgtccCAGAGGGCTGATCCCCTTTCTTCAGTCATCTGCCTTTTATAGGCACTGCTCCTTGAGATCAGGAACCACAGAAAACTTGGCATGGAATAAGGAAATGCTTCAAATTAAGGACTAGAAACAGACAGGGAAAATAAGGGTTTGGGGACTTTTTGCAGGagagaaacaggaaaaggaTAGGGGAAAAGGTGCTTAACACTGGAGGTGGGGAAAAGACTGGCACTTACTGGCAGAGTAAAGAAAAGCTGTTCATGAGGCAAAGGTGGGTACCAACTTTGGGTACCTGAGTTTAACAGTATTTATTACTGAATGTAGAAAATACCCTTCCAGATAAATTTCTACCTTCTGTGCTGTGGTGTGGTAAAACATTGTTTGTCTGGGATCTGTTGGTTCAATTCCTTTGGTGAGAGTTGAGGTCTGATGTTAGGccactgaggggaaaaaggaagatGTTCATTGGGTGTTTGGTATTCTTTTAAAGAAGACTCTAGAGATAGACTATTCCATTTTCCTGACACTATGGAAGCAGAAATTTGTTCATAAGCACACCAAATGTTTGGAGTTAGACCAtgtccctccctctgccccttcCTGTTCCCTCCTCACCCACTGCATCCCTTGTGCCTGGCCAggctccctgctggcagcaatCTGTGCTGCCATATGAAAGAGCAGCATTTGCTTTTCCCAGTCTCTCAGCCCTCACTTCCCTTCCTGGAGTctggcagagcccctggcagtgccagtgcagcATTCCAAGGCACAGGATGAGGCTTTCCTTTATGGCCTGCTTGGGTCATGATGGAGCACAATTCCTTTGAGGTTTGCATTAGAAATAAACGGTCTGCAAGGCCATGGCTGGCAAATAACCAAAGTGGGAACAATTGAAAATGAATTATCTCACCTCCTTATCTCTGCTGTATCTACAAAATTGAAATGAATTTTTATCTCCCTTTTGCCAGGCAAGTTTAACTCCAGTGCTGCACATTCCCCTGGAGAACAAATATTAATTGATGGGGCATCTCAGTAGCCTCTGTACACTGTGAAGGAATTTAATTGGCCCCTTCTTTCTGCACAAGCACAACTTAATAGCTAATTAACTAATTATCAACCATTTCTTGCAGTGTAGTTCAGCAGTGTCTTTTTTGGATTAAAACTGGAGATAGTGGTAGAGAATCTCAACCATCTGTAGATCCAAGTTATTGTGTGATGTTAAAATGAGGATAGAGAACAAGAAGGCTTTAGGTTGTCAAGGAcatagtttcttttttaaaggtttttagTCATGCCTTTTAAGGATTTGTTCTCtctttaaatattctttttaatgAAGATTACTCAGTCTAAAGAGTCATGACTGAGGTTACATTCTAAGCAACATTTGGCAGTCACAAAACTTAAATTGTATTTGCAAAATGGTCTTGGAGCAGAGCAAGCAACATGAAATTTCATAGACTGTAAGAATTATTGTGGAGCCCGACACAGCTGAAGTGAGTGCTCCTGCAATGCTTTTAATATTCTGCACTTTGGGGAGCAATGCTTCAGCCTTTTAATTACAGTAGGAAGTAATGATTTGTTTTTACATTTGGGGACTTGTCAGAGCAATGAAAACATGCTGATGAGACACTTCTAAGCTGTAATTGATTGCTGTGCTAAGTAGGAGGAAATGCCACTAAGTGAGCAGGTTTCAGAAGCAAAAAACTAATGTGCATGAAACTTTTTTTGCAGCTTAATTGTAGCCAGCAAGTTTCATCCCACACCCTTGTTACTTTCTTTATTGGAATTCGTTGCTCCTTCGAGGCCTTTTGTTGTCTACTGCCAATATAAAGAGGTAAATCAGGATGTTACTTCAGCTGTTACAGTTCAAGCTTGGTGCCATTCTGCTGTGTAACCTCCTCTTTGGTTTTTCTAAGCCATTATTGGAATGTTACACCAAGCTGAGAGAAAGAGGTGGAGTCATCAACCTGAAACTGTCTGAAACATGGCTAAGGAACTACCAGGTAAGGATGGCAGCAGGGGGCTGCCAAAACCATGGGAATTCTGGGGAGTAAAACATTCCCTGAAAATAGGGGGGAGGTTGGACTGACTGAAACAATGTCTAAGCTCAGGCATTTGCTCTGCCCTGGAGTACTGGGTGTTCTGAAGAGCTTTAATGCTTCACTGTCACCAGTTCCAATGGAAAGACTTTACTTGCTTCCATTTTATTAAACATTTGCTGAAATATTTGTAGCAGAGTGACAGGGTTAATAATTCCTAGATGTCCACACAAGGTGGGCCTGGCCAGGGGTCCTGTGTGCAGGTGCAACAGTGAGAACAGCACTGCAGTGTCCTGGACACAGGTAAAACCTCTGGGACCTGCAGTGGCAGTCAGGGCAAGGAGGAGGCACAGTCCTTACACAGAGGTGTGATGTGGCTGCAgaaaggtgacagggacagaactggaaatcacagaatcccttCAGGCTAGTTTgtgcagcatctgtgctttctTGCAGAGTACCTCACTTCTGAGCACATCATGGCATTTCATGGGTCTCAAACCTTGgctttataatatatatttagatttatttatatagatatttattttatatatatcttTTTTGCTGGCAATGCCATGAAAAAGTAACCAGTGAGGCAGCAGCTGTATTATTATGGATTTCTATAACTGCATTCTCCTCTGCAGCTACTTTAAAGATAAATACACTTCCCAAATGGCTGTTTGTTGTTgtggctgggaaaaaaattacatccaATCCTGTAAGCTGAAATTACTCAACATGATGTGCACACAGAGAGTGGATTTTTACAGGTGCTGGTTGTGGGGTGTGTTCTGggtgtgttttgttgttgttgtttgttctAAAGGTTTTACCAGATCGCAGCCATCCCAAGCTGACCATGAGTGGAGGTGGAGGGTACCTCCTGTCTGGCATCACTGTAGTCTTGGAGAAGGGCAAGTCTGATTCCAGTAACTCAGAAGCACTAGAGATGGAAGAGCCATCATCTAAAAGATGCAAACTTCAAGACCTTCCTTGTTAACATTTGGAGAATGACTCATGGCTTAGATCTCAGGAGTTTGGTGAAATAACAAgtccttcctgtgctgttggcagcacagggctgtgcctgtcctGCATCTGtcagagaaagcagcagaactgcaggagAGGGAGGACTCACCTGCTCCTTAGCAGTTCACATCATCTGAATGTCAAGGAAAACCCTTGGGAGCAAACATCCCACTGAACTCATAGGAACTTCAAGAGGGAGAGAAGATCAAGAGCAGACAAAGCCTCAGTGCAGACATTCTGTTTGTTGCCAAATCTGAATACGAGGTAGTTTTTTAGAAGGCTGAGTTGGAATCAACACATCCAGCTTAGCTTTCCATTCTCCCAGAAAGGCAGCAAAGGATTTCCCTCAGGATTCCACGTGGTGATCTGCTCCCACGTGGGACACAGAACTCAGCTCTGTTCTGTGATTTAAGAAAGTAGAATGAACAGCAAAAATAATACACTTTTTTTTGTCCAAAGGAAcaataaaaagagaaatctAATGGTAGAGATGACCCCATGCTTACAGCATGACTCcacatttttctgaaattaataCAGAGGAAAAAGTGCATGTTCttaaattaaaatactaaatatttaaataatgtcACTATTAATATTGTCCGTCACTTTCCAAGACATTTTCTGAGAGTTGCTGTATGTTTTTAAGATATGACTATTTTGGAAACTGCtgtatgtatatttatttattctacTGTTAGATCTTTCAgatgttgggctttttttttattaatttttttaactttgcatTTGCCATTTCAATTAAACTACAGGGTGTTTTTCCCTAAAGagatttatcttttttcttacttttccctctttttggaaataaaaaggtCCAGCATAGGCTTTAGGAGGACAATACTCTGCTGGCTGCACCCCCTTACACCCCAGTGAGAGCTTGTAGGGGCAGGAGGGCTTGGCCTCTATTCTGGAACTCCCTCATCAGTGTCTGGACAGAACCTGAAGCTTTGGGATCTAGTTCTGAGACTTGATAAAGCTgtaaaattcagtattttgaGGAGAGTAATGCTCTTTTAGGGCAGCCTTAGCTGGAAACAGGGGTTGTATTTCATGGAAAAAAGCAGTTTAGGGCTCCCCTTGGGAGAACAGGTACACTACATCTTCAGGTTTTATCTACCTCTGCTTTTTGTAAACCTCCCAGTGTTGTTTTTCTACTTTTGGGGAAGTTTCTCTTCgctcttttcttctcctccttatGTGAGCAACCCATAAAAGGAGAGGATGTAGATTTCACCATCTCTTCATTCTAGATGGCTGCTTATCCTAGGTACTGTGACAATAAAAAACAATAACACGGGCAAAACATATTTGCATAATAGATCAGTTTGAGAAATAAACAATGTTGAGTTAATTTGGGTCAAGGCCAAACTGGCTCCATTTCACCAGTAGTGACACTGACACAGTCTCAACACTGAATCCCAGTTTTTAAGTGTACCATAATCCTTGTAAAATGCAGTGAAAATGAGGaaggaaacaagaaataaaTCACTATTGAGATTTCAAATTGCTTCTTCCCTCATGTCCATGCAAAGTGGCAAACAAAATGCACAGATGGGCTCCTTGTAACTTTTAAAAGAGTGTTGAAGCACCACAGTTCTGTGCACTATCTACACACCTGATCAGCTCACTTTGAGATCACCCCAGCAGCCACATGAACAAGGAGAAGGTTTGGTCCAAGATCAATGGTTTTTATTATTGCAAACTCAGACAAATATATTCCTGAAGAACACTAACACAATTATCTCCAAAAGCATATTAAAAATACCTGCCCACATGAAAGGTTATGTTACTAAAATTCATGCCATTCAGGTCTCAGGAGCATAACAGCAAATTAAAGACACTTTCAGCTGTGTAAATCACTACACAAGAGTGGACAGTGAATAGAATTTCCTGGGTTTGGGGTTAACAACAATCCAGTGGCAGTGACTTTACCACAGAACACAGGACACCTTCAGCCTCTCCTGAGGCTGTTGATCTTCTCTGCTAtgttctgcagctccaggtccaTGGTGGCCAGGTTTTccagctgcttctcctgtgAAAACAGAGCGTTTCACACATCATTGTTAACGCTGGGAAATGTTCTGTTCCAGGGAAAGGCCATTTCTAAGGCAGATTCTGTCCTGCGGCTTCCCAGTCCCTGAGCAGAGGGGTGTCAACAGTAGTGCAGCAAAGACTTGGGAGATTGGTGAAATTCCCTGCTTTGGACTGAACACGGGCTGGGGAAAGGATCAAaattttaattgtgagagccggCCCTAGTTACAGCCTCATCTTTGTAGATTTAAAGCACCATTACCATCCATAGGTGGCCTCCTGCcatgtcacagctgcagctgctgtccctgggggtcgcacagccagcacagggggCAGTGAGGGCACAGCTCCTcaggcacagagagcaggagaagCTTTATGCACCAAGCCTTTACCGGGATGACTTGTTATCACCTGTATAAATCAGtgtccagcctccctgctcccagcacagctctgagcaaTGCACAGACACACTGAAACACACCAGGAGGATCTGGCTGAGGGGAGCTAACTGATGGCTGTAGGATCAGTTTTCCTGGATGCTGGAGCAGAACAAGTCCAACAAAAAGAAGAGGATTCACTATGTGTGAACTACACGTAGGAGCTGGACTTCCAGGTGCAGTGCAGTTTCTGCTCTGCAATTCCAGCTGGGAAGTCCAAGGGCAGCTGATTTCCTTCTAAACACCCAACTCACTCTGCAGCTGGGTATTTTAAACAACCCGACAGCCCCTGTCAGtttcccctctgcccctgctgcaACGTTTCTTCAGTCTGTGGAGCCTCGAGGGAGAGGCAGGGCCCAAAGGGGAATAAAATCTTTCCCTTCCTGCCTTGCAGCAAACAGGAGCTGTGTCTTTATCCCACAAATTGTGCCCTTGGGTAGTTCAGCAAACTCAAAATTTCACCGTTCAAagaaagcagatttttaaatCACTGAAGATCTACTCACACCTTAACTGTGACTTAAtctttgtgtttttctgtgCAGTTTCTCAGCTGCCTTGGGAATGGATTTGGAAGTGCGTTTCCCCAGCTTTTCAGAGAAACTGCTGTGCACTTACCTCCTCTTCTGTCAGGGGCCTCTGGCTTAGGCTCCTTCTGTCATTCCCAGCCACGTGATGCTTCTTCAGGTCTTCTCCAGAGCTGTACAGCCCTGGGAGTTCAACTGACTTCTTCCTGTAGTTCAGAAGTTGTGCAAGTTGATCCATCTTGTTGTACTGCCTTTCCACATCGTATCTGTTCGCTTTGCCAGCATTCCTCTTCTCACTGCGCCTGTGCTTCAGAGCGCTCTGGAGTTGCTTTTCTGACCACCACTCGTAGTCATTGTACTCAGGGAAAAGGCTCTTCTCACTCAGGGCAGGCCTGccttcctccctgccctccagAAGCTGCTCCCCTGCactgtccctcttgtccaaGTGCTGGCTTTTCCACCACAGCAGTGGGTAGAACGGCCTGTAGGATGCTGCagttctcttctctttctctgcagGGAGATGGCCTCTGTACTCTTCTCTCTCTGCAAACCTCTCCTCCTCTTCATTTTCCACTTGGTCACTGCTGTGATGCTTcttttccacctcctcctcctcctcctcctccaggctgtcctCAGTGCTGTAGTGCCTGCTGGCCTGGCCCTTGTGCTCTCGGGCCTTCTGGGACCCCTCCTGTTGCCTGTTCCCTACCCGGGCTCTCCCTCCGACACGGCGCTGCCTCTCCTGGCTGAGGTACCtggccagctcctcctggcttccatcagcAAGGTACATCCTGCCCCCAGGATGGTGGGATCCACTGTGCTGCCTTCTCTCCTCGTGCCACTTCTCACTGCTCTCCTCACTGTGGTGGTGCCTcttgttttcctcttccctgctctcctggctctgctgccagctgagctcctcactgccctgctctgcaggctcctcctcctgcagcccctcggGCCCACGCCTCCCAGGAGAGCCACCCTTCTCCTCAGACTCTTCCTGATGTTTCTGTCGGTGCTTCCACTGCTCCCAGAGATTGGCCTCCCCTGGATGTGATCCCCCTGCTGGTTCCCCCCTCCCACCACCATGGCCCCTCTTCTCTTCACTGGAGTCACCTGCCCTGTGCTTCCCATGATAACCTTTGCCTTTGAAGggctcctttccctcctctctttCTTCACTCTCCTCAGATGCTTCAcgctgctgctggtgggagaAAGCACGTTCCTGAGATTCATGGTGGTATTTCTCActcctttcttcctctccctcttcaCCCTCCCGAATTTGTTTGGAAGGGCTCTGCATtccctcctccaggtgccagcggCCCCTGGGGCTCTGATCATTCCCACCGCGGAACTCATCCACGCTCATGCCCTCAGAGTGGGACTTCTTGGTGACAACAGCAGCCTCTTCATCCTCACAACACTTCCCCTCTTTGCTTTCCTCTTCACTGTGGTaattcctctcctcctctctcccagtTTCCTGGtagtgctttttttcttccacgTGAAGTGTCTCATCCTGAGCAGGTGTGTGGtgtccagcctcctcctcctcgcttTTACCTTCCTCATGAGCAAGTTTCTCCTCATCACCTGCTTCCATGTACTTTTTAGACTCCTCTTCTGCCTGCCTTTGCTCTTTCTCCACGGTCCCAGGAGGATGCTTTTCAGTCTCTGCTGGGTCCTTGGGATGCCTCACTTCAGGCTGTTCGGTTTCACTTCTCTCTCTGTCATTTTTATCACCTATAATAACAAAGGCAGCATCATGGAGTAATCCAACCCTCCACTGAAGTGTTATTTCAAAGACATGACTGGCTTCCCAAAGCACCAAGGAAATTTGGACAGAACTGATTTCTTAATTCTGCTTTCAAAATCATTACTTTGCCACTATTTAGTATGCTTGCCTGGAAAAGGATTAACTAACTAATTAACCCCACTTAATTAGGCATTTTACAAGTTCCTCTGGAATTTCCAGAATAAATTTCCTTCTCTGGCTTTTTTTGTGATCACATTTTTAGTACTGAGTCAATCTAGCTCTCATTCCCATTAAAAATCAATGGGATCTGGAGTTGTGTTCAGTTCTTTGAATGCCAGACCAGGCCCATCACAGATACTTATTCACAATAAAAAGACAACTATCTATTCAAGCTACCCAAAACcaccagggatttttttttagcaaattttaaaagttttttttaaaaattgactgaaaaaaaaaagaatcaaagaAATCTGATGCTTTGCATCTTCTCAGGCTACCTAAAGAGTTTGTCAAGTCCTCTCAGACTCTCCAGGTGGTTCAAGGAGGGAGCCACAAGTGTCAGGCAAGAatccctgggaattcccaggTC from Agelaius phoeniceus isolate bAgePho1 chromosome 3, bAgePho1.hap1, whole genome shotgun sequence harbors:
- the TRMT6 gene encoding tRNA (adenine(58)-N(1))-methyltransferase non-catalytic subunit TRM6 isoform X1: MEGGPNVRIREGDCAVLKRDEVFKAVSVLRRRKIIFEKQWFYLDNAIGHIYGTTFEVTSGGNLQPKQEVEETTTETKEAGTDNRNIVDDGKSQKLTHDDIKALKDKGIKGQEIVQQLIENSTTFRDKTEFAQDKYIKKKKKKYEAVITIVKPSTRILSTMYYAREPGKINHLRYDTLAQMLTLGNIHAGNKMIVMETCAGLVLGAVMERMGGYGSIIQMYPGGGPVRAATSCFGFPKPFFDNLHEFPLSKVQSLLSGTFSIETLPADPEENALVEEESNGLSEEKQSSLQETEEEPATEAPVEISPTEEQDTMDISAEDAEFKENKEKENKENVREKQIKQWERRKKLKEAAALLREKNADGLIVASKFHPTPLLLSLLEFVAPSRPFVVYCQYKEPLLECYTKLRERGGVINLKLSETWLRNYQVLPDRSHPKLTMSGGGGYLLSGITVVLEKGKSDSSNSEALEMEEPSSKRCKLQDLPC
- the TRMT6 gene encoding tRNA (adenine(58)-N(1))-methyltransferase non-catalytic subunit TRM6 isoform X2 translates to MYYAREPGKINHLRYDTLAQMLTLGNIHAGNKMIVMETCAGLVLGAVMERMGGYGSIIQMYPGGGPVRAATSCFGFPKPFFDNLHEFPLSKVQSLLSGTFSIETLPADPEENALVEEESNGLSEEKQSSLQETEEEPATEAPVEISPTEEQDTMDISAEDAEFKENKEKENKENVREKQIKQWERRKKLKEAAALLREKNADGLIVASKFHPTPLLLSLLEFVAPSRPFVVYCQYKEPLLECYTKLRERGGVINLKLSETWLRNYQVLPDRSHPKLTMSGGGGYLLSGITVVLEKGKSDSSNSEALEMEEPSSKRCKLQDLPC
- the CHGB gene encoding secretogranin-1; this encodes MGPPALLALLAAAALAGASTVPVEKDRTEEMVTRCIVEVLSNALSKPNAPPINPECKEILKKSDKNDRERSETEQPEVRHPKDPAETEKHPPGTVEKEQRQAEEESKKYMEAGDEEKLAHEEGKSEEEEAGHHTPAQDETLHVEEKKHYQETGREEERNYHSEEESKEGKCCEDEEAAVVTKKSHSEGMSVDEFRGGNDQSPRGRWHLEEGMQSPSKQIREGEEGEEERSEKYHHESQERAFSHQQQREASEESEEREEGKEPFKGKGYHGKHRAGDSSEEKRGHGGGRGEPAGGSHPGEANLWEQWKHRQKHQEESEEKGGSPGRRGPEGLQEEEPAEQGSEELSWQQSQESREEENKRHHHSEESSEKWHEERRQHSGSHHPGGRMYLADGSQEELARYLSQERQRRVGGRARVGNRQQEGSQKAREHKGQASRHYSTEDSLEEEEEEEVEKKHHSSDQVENEEEERFAEREEYRGHLPAEKEKRTAASYRPFYPLLWWKSQHLDKRDSAGEQLLEGREEGRPALSEKSLFPEYNDYEWWSEKQLQSALKHRRSEKRNAGKANRYDVERQYNKMDQLAQLLNYRKKSVELPGLYSSGEDLKKHHVAGNDRRSLSQRPLTEEEEKQLENLATMDLELQNIAEKINSLRRG